From one Thamnophis elegans isolate rThaEle1 chromosome 9, rThaEle1.pri, whole genome shotgun sequence genomic stretch:
- the LIAS gene encoding lipoyl synthase, mitochondrial, which translates to MWLLGSGLPCAALAPRSLTRLVAEGKPVFGNQLRTSSSNSLPEAQMGHFQEGPDLKDFISGELSDKAKWAEYKGNLKRQKGERLWLPPWLKTEIPVGKNYNKLKNTLRHLNLHTVCEEARCPNIGECWGGGEYATATATIMLMGDTCTRGCRFCSVKTSRNPPPLDPEEPYNTAKAIAEWGLDYVVLTSVDRDDLSDGGAEHFAKTVSHLKERNPNILVECLTPDFRGDLGAVEKVASSGLDVYAHNVETVPELQSKVRDPRANFEQSVRVLKHAKEVQPNVISKTSIMLGLGETDEQLHATLERLREADVDCLTLGQYMQPTKRHLKVEEYVAPEKFKHWEKVGNSLGFHYTASGPLVRSSYKAGEFFLKNLIHKRKKKDI; encoded by the exons GTGTTTGGAAACCAGCTGAGGACTTCAAGCTCGAATTCGCTGCCAGAAGCCCAGATGGGACATTTTCAAGAGGGACCCGATTTGAAAGATTTCATATCTGGGGAACTTTCGGACAAAGCCAAGTGGGCGGAATACAAAGGCAATTTAAAGCGTCAAAAAGGAGAAAG gtTATGGCTCCCTCCCTGGTTGAAAACCGAGATCCCCGTTGGGAAAAACTATAATAAACTGAAGAACACGTTGCGCCATTTAAATCTACATACG GTGTGTGAGGAGGCCAGGTGTCCAAACATTGGGGAATGCTGGGGGGGAGGAGAATATGCTACCGCTACAGCCACTATCATG ctAATGGGGGACACGTGTACGAGGGGCTGTCGCTTCTGCTCGGTGAAGACATCACGAAACCCTCCCCCGTTGGACCCCGAGGAACCGTATAACACGGCAAAAGCAATTGCAGAATGGGGACTGGATTATGTAGTGTTGACCTCTGTGGACAGGGATG ATCTTTCCGATGGAGGCGCAGAACATTTTGCCAAGACCGTCTCCCACTTAAAAGAAAG GAATCCCAACATTCTGGTTGAATGCTTGACGCCGGACTTCCGAGGGGATCTCGGCGCGGTGGAGAAAGTGGCTTCGTCTGGATTAGATGTCTATGCCCACAATGTGGAGACCGTTCCCGAATTGCAGAG CAAAGTTCGCGATCCACGGGCAAATTTTGAGCAATCCGTTCGCGTGTTGAAGCACGCCAAGGAGGTTCAGCCCAACGTGATTTCTAAAACGTCGATCATGCTTGGCCTGGGGGAGACGGACGAACAGTTGCATGCCACCCTGGAAA gATTACGTGAAGCCGATGTGGATTGTTTGACCTTGGGACAGTATATGCAGCCAACAAAACGGCATCTGAAG gtgGAAGAATATGTTGCTCCGGAGAAATTTAAACACTGGGAGAAAGTTGGAAACAGCCTCGGATTTCATTACACAGCCAGTGGGCCTCTTGTGCGTTCTTCTTACAAAGCAG GTGAATTTTTCTTGAAAAACTTAATCcacaagagaaagaagaaggacatCTGA